From the genome of Micrococcales bacterium:
CGCGGAAGGTGGGCGAATCGGTGGTCTCATCCCTTAGTCGGGTTAGTTTGTGCGAGATCAGGGGGTGTTCAGCCACATGCACCTGCATTGTCCCAACCTACCGCAGGCTCGGGTCCACTGGGCTCGGTGCCGCCGGACCAGACCGCCCTGGCTGGCCGCGTTTCCTTTGGTCAGCGCCTCGCACACGACGGGTCATGGCGGCTCGCGGTTGCCTGGTCGCTGGCGGCGCTTCTAGCCGTGGGTGGTGCTCGTGGCGCTGCGCGCTCTTCAACCACGCCCCGCCTGGCCCCAATGCAAACCCTCCGGGTTTGTCCCTGGCCCAACTTGAATGCGCTTGGTTAGCTACCTCCCAGCAGGTCACAATGGTGGGGTGAACGGGGTGAGTCAATCGTTGGCGGGCCAAATGGCGGAGTCAGTCGGGCGGTGGATGGAGCAAGCACTGGCCCTGGCCTTGGATCAGGGGCCGGCCGGCCGCGCCGATGTGCCAGTTGGCGCGCTGGTAGTTGATCCGGGCGGCACCGTCATTGGTCAAGGTCGCAACAGCCGCGAATCGTTGGCCGACCCAACCGCCCACGCCGAGATCCTGGCGCTCCGACAAGCTGGCTCCCGCCGGGGCCAGTGGCGGCTTGACGGTTGCACCTTGGTTTGCACCTTGGAGCCGTGCGCCATGTGCGCCGGGGCGGTGGTGGCGGCGCGACTTGACCGGCTAGTTTTCGGAGCCTTTGACCCCAAAGCCGGAGCTTGCGGCTCGGTCTGGGATCTGGTGCGCGATTCCGCGGCGCTGCACCAACCTGAGGTAATTGCTGGCGTCCTGGAAGATCGTTGCGCCGCCGCGCTGACCGCCTATTTCCAGGCCAAACGCTAGTTGGGCCAAGCTCGGATCAGGTGTCTTAGCCAGAGGCTGTCTAGCCGCCGACACCAAAGTGCCCTTAGGGCAACTGGTAACCTTCTGGGCGGTGGCGTGTCCGAGTGGCCTAAGGAGCACGCCTCGAAAGCGTGTGTGGGGGTGACTCCACCGCGGGTTCGAATCCCGCCGCCACCGCAACGCAGGCCGAGGCAATTCGAGCTTGCTCGAAGTTGAG
Proteins encoded in this window:
- a CDS encoding nucleoside deaminase — translated: MAESVGRWMEQALALALDQGPAGRADVPVGALVVDPGGTVIGQGRNSRESLADPTAHAEILALRQAGSRRGQWRLDGCTLVCTLEPCAMCAGAVVAARLDRLVFGAFDPKAGACGSVWDLVRDSAALHQPEVIAGVLEDRCAAALTAYFQAKR